The sequence CAAAATGACCCTAACAAGGAAGTTGAAAATACAACTTTAACACTAGATACTCTGAAAAACATTGTGGTGAACATGGATGATGCAGAAATCATTGAACGTCAAATTAATCCAGACCATAAGGTTACACTTCTGTATATAAGAACGTTGATTAATCAAGAACGTTTGAATGATGAAATTATTGAACCGTTGATCCATCATTCTCCAGCCCCTATTCACGAATGTATAAACGTTTGTAAAGCATCGAAAGTCAATGACTTAGATGAGGCTCAGAGGCAACTGATGGAGGGGGCGATACTTCTTCGTGATCGTAGTGAGGACCAATGGTTGGCCATTAAACTAGAAAATCCATTAAGCCGTTCCATTGAATCCTCTGAAACGGAAACCATTTTATTCGGTCCAAAAGATAGCTTTAGTGAACAAATAGAACAAAATGTTACACTGATTCGAAGGCGGCTACCACTGACGAAACTCAAAACGGAAAAGTTCACAGTCGGTTCTCTAACTAGAACACCGATTGTACTTATGTACATTGAGGGATTGACTAATCCTGAATTAATTACCATTGCGAAAAGTAAAATTCTTACTATTGATTATGATTTGTTTTTAGATTCATCTCAAGTTGCCGCGTTTATGGAGGATCACGTTCATAGTATCTTCCCCCAATTCCAACAGACAGACCGTCCGGACTCATGTGTTTATGCTTTGGGCGCCGGAAAACTCACGATTTTGGTTGGCAATACTCCATTTGCATTAATTGCCCCTATCACATTTTTTGATCTCTTTATCTCTCCCGACGATTATATCCATCGATGGCTGATTGGAAGTTTTTTGCGTGGCGTTCGCTTTGTAAGCTTTTTTCTTTCGCTGACCATGATCCCTCTCTATGTCGCTATAAACACACATCATTATCAGATGTTTCCCCTTCAAGTGCTATTCGTTTTATTAGAATCCAGAAGCAAATTGCCTTTTACCCCATTTTGGGAAGCATTTCTAATGTTAATCATAATCGAAATCATAATTGAAGCCAGTCTTCGAATGCCTACGAAGACTGGACAAACTTTAGGAGTAATTGGCGGGATTGTCATTGGGCAGGCTTCTGTTGAAGCCGGATTTGCAAGTAAAGTGTTAATTGTCACAGTAGGTATTTCCACAATTGCTTCGTTTTTAGTTCCCAATTATCTGATGGTCAAAGCTAACAGGCTACTTTTATTTGCTTTTATGCTACTTTCGTCAATTCTTGGAATATTTGGTATGGCACTTGGGTTCATTATAGTTCTCGTTCATTTGAATGGGCTTACATCACTGAAACAGCCTTACTTTGCCCCAATTGCTCCTTTACATATGAGCGATTGGAAGGATCTTTTTATTCGCGCACCCTTGCAGTGGATCAAGACGCGTCCTGTTTCTTTATATCCCCTGCAGAAATGGCGATCCAGCCGAAGGAGATGATCACTTGCCCTCACCTTCGTTATTTGAAAAATCGTCTCCCTTTAGCGGCGTTTATTTCATGTTGATGGTCAATCGAATGCAAATGCTTTACTATTTTATAATCATGCCGAGGCATTTAGTTCATCCTTATATGATTATGGGGATTATGGCCGTAGGAATCTTGTCGCAAGTTAATTTGATGCTGTTATCCAAGTGGTTTTCATCTGATTTTTCAGTGCAGGGTTATCAAGGATTCGTGCAGCTATTAGGTGAAAGGACGGTTAGAGTATTTGCTTTTCTTGGTTTGTTTCTAATCTCGCTCAGAATAACTGTAATGACACTGGGATTTGTGGAAATCGCGCACCAATATATATTTCCCTCGATGACTTCCAATTGGTTAATTCTTTCCATCTTTATAGTCTGCTTTTACCTAGCCTCTCAAGGGATGGAGAATACCATACGTTTTGTTGTGATCGCATTTCTAAGTACAATTTGGATGGTGATCATATATTATTCATTTTTCTTTCCGCCGATTGCTTCTATGCATGATTTATATCCTTTGATGCCGCCGGAATGGTCGGCAATTTCTTGGAAAGGGTTGTTATTGGTTTGGTCCTCACTGTCAGGAGTTGAATTTTTGGTATGTTTGACTCCTTGGCTAAGGCCAAAGCAAAAGATGCTAAAATACTTGACGATCGGCAATACGATCTCAGTCTTAGAATATCTAGTCTTATTTATATCATCGCTATTATTTTTTGGTTCCAATTACTTAGACAAAACGAAGTATCCTGTACTTGATATGGTTCGGTACCTGCAATTTCCTGCCTATGAACGAATTGATATAGTTTTGATCTCGGTCCATCTGTTTGTCCTTGTATTTGTTAACTCAATTTTCATTTTATTATTTTATGGGGCTATCCGAATCCTCTTGGGAAAAGGGGTGCGACAGACCACACGAATGGGTTTTGCGGCAAGTTTTATAATAATTCTTGTAAGTATCCTCGTAATCAATGAGTGGTTCTGGAAATCCGGCGAAGAACAGAACATTTGGCTGAACCTTCAGATTGGAGTAGGAGCATTCACCTACCTTTTAGTTCCGGCCTTCCTTCTGGTAGCCACTAAACTGAAGGGGCGTTTCAAAGTATGACGCATATAAAACGAGTAGTTTTATTGATGATAATAATAAATATCGTCTTTTTGAGCGGATGTTCTTCTTTTTTTGTGGAGAACAATACGGTCGAAGAAATCGCTCCTGTTATTTTCTGGTCTATCCAAGAAGGTGAGTCAGGTAAATTGAAAATAAGCACATTGTTGCCGCCATTGATCAATGAGAAGAAAAGTATGCTCACCCTTCAAGTTAATCTATTAAAACAGGGAAGAAAGGACTTTAATTTAGTTTATTATCGCGAATTGAAATTAGGACAACTCAGAATGTTGTTTATCAGCGAAGAGCTTGCCAAAAAAGGGATTCTTCCCCTTATCGACACCCTTCTCACAGATCCCGATATCTCCCAACGGCTCTATCTCGTGGTCATCAAAGGAAATTTTGATGATTACATCAGAAATCAAGTAGATAAACAAGAAAACCT comes from Desulfosporosinus meridiei DSM 13257 and encodes:
- a CDS encoding GerAB/ArcD/ProY family transporter encodes the protein MPSPSLFEKSSPFSGVYFMLMVNRMQMLYYFIIMPRHLVHPYMIMGIMAVGILSQVNLMLLSKWFSSDFSVQGYQGFVQLLGERTVRVFAFLGLFLISLRITVMTLGFVEIAHQYIFPSMTSNWLILSIFIVCFYLASQGMENTIRFVVIAFLSTIWMVIIYYSFFFPPIASMHDLYPLMPPEWSAISWKGLLLVWSSLSGVEFLVCLTPWLRPKQKMLKYLTIGNTISVLEYLVLFISSLLFFGSNYLDKTKYPVLDMVRYLQFPAYERIDIVLISVHLFVLVFVNSIFILLFYGAIRILLGKGVRQTTRMGFAASFIIILVSILVINEWFWKSGEEQNIWLNLQIGVGAFTYLLVPAFLLVATKLKGRFKV
- a CDS encoding spore germination protein — its product is MFWKKRKSGSDRKQNDPNKEVENTTLTLDTLKNIVVNMDDAEIIERQINPDHKVTLLYIRTLINQERLNDEIIEPLIHHSPAPIHECINVCKASKVNDLDEAQRQLMEGAILLRDRSEDQWLAIKLENPLSRSIESSETETILFGPKDSFSEQIEQNVTLIRRRLPLTKLKTEKFTVGSLTRTPIVLMYIEGLTNPELITIAKSKILTIDYDLFLDSSQVAAFMEDHVHSIFPQFQQTDRPDSCVYALGAGKLTILVGNTPFALIAPITFFDLFISPDDYIHRWLIGSFLRGVRFVSFFLSLTMIPLYVAINTHHYQMFPLQVLFVLLESRSKLPFTPFWEAFLMLIIIEIIIEASLRMPTKTGQTLGVIGGIVIGQASVEAGFASKVLIVTVGISTIASFLVPNYLMVKANRLLLFAFMLLSSILGIFGMALGFIIVLVHLNGLTSLKQPYFAPIAPLHMSDWKDLFIRAPLQWIKTRPVSLYPLQKWRSSRRR